Proteins from one Cellulosilyticum lentocellum DSM 5427 genomic window:
- a CDS encoding UxaA family hydrolase, producing MLDFIKINEKDNVMVALKEAEGIPAGHKKAIVPIKKGEAIIKYGNPIGIATADISEGEWVHTHNLKTGLGDLLEYTYEPEVKLLEAHAPATFKGYKRPNGKVGIRNEVWIIPTVGCVNDIAKMIEKKAQSLIKENIDGIYTFTHPYGCSQLGDDLLNTQKALAGLINHPNAGAVLVLGLGCENNTIDGLKAVIGDYDEKRVKFVVSQEHEDEVAVALEVLGELVNYASGFTREDVPASELVIGLKCGGSDGFSGITANPLVGAVSDKLISEGGTTILTEVPEMFGAETLLMKRCVNEEVFDKTVSLINNFKNYFIKHDQVVYENPSPGNKKGGISTLEDKSLGCTQKGGSAPVEDVLTYGQPVVTKGLNLLQAPGNDLVASTALAVSGAHIVLFTTGRGTPFGSPVPTVKISSNNELYAKKKNWIDFNAGQLLLGRTMEEVSTEFYAYILALASGEIQCKTEENGIRDLAIFKDGVTL from the coding sequence ATGTTAGATTTTATTAAAATTAATGAAAAAGATAATGTGATGGTAGCTCTTAAAGAAGCTGAAGGTATTCCAGCTGGTCATAAAAAAGCCATTGTACCTATCAAAAAAGGTGAAGCAATTATTAAATATGGTAATCCAATTGGTATAGCAACAGCTGATATTAGTGAGGGGGAATGGGTACATACCCATAACCTAAAAACTGGTCTTGGTGATTTACTTGAATATACCTATGAGCCTGAAGTTAAATTATTAGAAGCTCATGCACCAGCTACATTCAAAGGTTATAAAAGACCAAACGGTAAAGTGGGAATTCGTAATGAAGTATGGATTATTCCAACAGTTGGCTGTGTGAATGATATTGCTAAAATGATTGAAAAAAAGGCACAAAGTTTAATTAAAGAAAATATTGATGGTATTTATACTTTCACACACCCTTATGGATGTTCACAGTTAGGTGATGACCTTTTAAATACACAAAAAGCATTAGCTGGTTTAATTAATCATCCTAATGCTGGGGCGGTACTAGTACTCGGGCTTGGTTGTGAAAACAACACCATAGACGGCCTCAAAGCAGTAATTGGTGACTACGATGAGAAACGTGTTAAATTTGTTGTTTCTCAAGAGCATGAAGATGAAGTAGCAGTAGCACTAGAAGTCCTTGGCGAACTTGTAAATTATGCCTCTGGATTTACTAGAGAAGATGTACCTGCTTCAGAGCTTGTTATCGGATTAAAATGTGGCGGGTCAGATGGATTCTCTGGCATCACAGCTAATCCATTAGTAGGCGCTGTATCTGATAAATTAATCAGTGAGGGTGGCACTACCATTCTTACTGAAGTACCTGAAATGTTTGGGGCTGAAACGCTTCTTATGAAACGTTGTGTTAATGAAGAAGTGTTTGACAAAACTGTTTCGCTCATTAACAATTTCAAAAATTACTTTATTAAACATGATCAAGTGGTTTATGAAAATCCATCTCCAGGTAATAAAAAAGGTGGTATTTCAACACTTGAAGATAAGTCTTTAGGATGTACCCAAAAAGGTGGAAGTGCACCGGTAGAGGATGTTCTTACTTATGGTCAGCCGGTTGTTACTAAGGGACTCAATCTACTTCAAGCTCCTGGTAATGACCTGGTTGCATCAACAGCCCTTGCTGTTTCAGGTGCTCATATTGTTCTTTTTACAACAGGTAGAGGTACACCATTTGGATCACCAGTACCAACTGTGAAAATTTCAAGTAATAATGAATTATATGCTAAGAAGAAAAACTGGATTGACTTTAATGCAGGTCAACTTTTACTTGGCAGAACAATGGAAGAGGTTTCAACAGAATTTTATGCCTATATTTTAGCATTAGCGTCTGGAGAAATTCAGTGTAAGACAGAAGAAAATGGTATTCGTGATTTAGCTATCTTCAAAGATGGTGTTACATTATAA
- a CDS encoding LacI family DNA-binding transcriptional regulator, with amino-acid sequence MNIYDIAERAGVSIATVSRVLNGSPNVSTKTKAKVLGVIEEAGYTPNVFARGLGLNTMKMIGVLCTDVADIFYAKAVSVIENALRQYGYDSLLCSTGKNIEDKQKYIDLLLAKRVDALILIGSIFKEETDNSHIEKAAAKVPTVIINGLIDVPNTYCVTCDEYQAMYDQVIHLNKKGCHDILYLYDVESYSGLQKLNGFKDALKHCGFGVNPKLIAKVDKDMSQIEATVIELLDADIHFSAIIASEDQLAIGAMHALQKKGLRIPEDIPVIGFNNSLLCECAMPKLSSVDNMVETLCNTAVNVLTDVFDGKTVTNKMTLSAKLVERDTFKL; translated from the coding sequence TTGAATATTTATGATATTGCCGAGCGTGCTGGTGTATCCATTGCCACTGTTTCAAGAGTGCTTAATGGTAGTCCTAATGTAAGCACAAAAACGAAAGCTAAGGTATTAGGTGTTATTGAGGAAGCAGGCTATACACCTAACGTCTTCGCTAGAGGCTTAGGACTTAATACAATGAAAATGATAGGTGTGCTTTGCACTGATGTAGCTGATATCTTCTATGCAAAAGCAGTTTCTGTCATTGAAAACGCACTAAGACAATATGGTTATGATTCCCTTCTTTGTTCTACTGGCAAAAACATAGAAGATAAACAAAAATACATTGATTTACTTTTAGCAAAACGTGTAGATGCCCTTATTTTAATTGGTTCTATTTTCAAAGAAGAAACCGACAACTCTCATATTGAAAAAGCTGCTGCCAAGGTACCTACTGTTATTATTAATGGTCTTATTGATGTACCTAATACTTATTGCGTGACCTGTGATGAATATCAAGCTATGTATGATCAAGTCATTCACCTAAACAAAAAAGGGTGCCATGATATTCTCTACCTTTATGACGTAGAAAGTTATAGCGGTCTTCAAAAGCTAAACGGCTTTAAGGATGCTCTTAAGCACTGTGGTTTTGGTGTAAATCCTAAGCTTATTGCAAAAGTAGATAAAGATATGTCCCAAATTGAAGCCACTGTTATAGAGTTATTAGATGCAGACATCCATTTCTCAGCTATCATTGCTTCAGAAGACCAATTAGCCATAGGTGCTATGCATGCCTTACAAAAGAAAGGTCTTCGTATTCCAGAAGATATACCTGTTATTGGTTTTAATAACTCCTTACTTTGCGAGTGCGCTATGCCTAAATTAAGCAGCGTAGATAACATGGTAGAAACCCTATGCAATACCGCAGTTAATGTACTTACCGATGTCTTTGATGGAAAAACCGTTACGAATAAAATGACTCTTTCCGCTAAATTAGTTGAAAGAGATACTTTTAAATTATAA
- a CDS encoding ATP-grasp domain-containing protein: MKTVVFLDSQKSGSSREAIKAAEQLGYYTVLLTNRIKFIKERKSNPDIHLIRLVDLANIDDIRKALKLLRFKSLDICGIISFVDPYCHLASQLATEFGVNHFSTEAIKNMEDKILSRKVLANTSYSPHFLCIDNPSSVSDDEIESILPVIIKSPLFSGSKDVIKANNILEFKEFSKSLFDKYPDIPVLIEEFIDGPQYLTECFMIEGKLHIIAIIEQEITFFKRFIITGYNLLLHPTHDFYESLYTSIETILQLHGMRNGTCHLEMRYVNNNWKVIEINPRISGGAMNKLLDSAFGINVVKETIKFAIGQEPDISYRFKKHVFADYIVLSEKGILEKVIGRNRASRCPGVQHVYIRAKKGMTVQPPMSMGYRYAYIIATGSTEEEARANAKYATSKIQFILYPPQKKDLI; encoded by the coding sequence ATGAAAACAGTTGTGTTTTTAGATTCTCAAAAATCAGGCTCTAGTCGCGAAGCAATTAAAGCAGCAGAACAATTAGGATATTATACAGTATTATTAACAAATAGAATTAAATTTATCAAAGAACGTAAATCCAATCCGGATATACATTTAATAAGATTGGTGGATTTAGCTAATATAGATGATATCAGGAAAGCACTCAAATTACTTCGTTTCAAATCATTAGACATTTGTGGAATTATTAGTTTTGTTGATCCTTATTGCCATCTTGCTAGTCAGTTGGCTACTGAGTTTGGAGTTAATCATTTTTCAACTGAAGCTATCAAAAATATGGAAGATAAAATTCTATCAAGAAAGGTCCTTGCTAATACCAGCTATTCTCCTCATTTTCTATGTATTGATAATCCTTCTTCAGTCTCGGATGATGAAATAGAAAGTATCTTACCAGTTATCATTAAATCTCCACTATTTTCAGGTTCAAAAGATGTTATTAAAGCTAATAACATCTTAGAATTTAAAGAGTTTAGTAAAAGTTTATTTGATAAATATCCAGATATTCCAGTGTTAATTGAGGAATTTATTGATGGCCCTCAATATTTAACGGAATGTTTTATGATTGAAGGCAAACTGCATATTATTGCTATTATTGAACAAGAAATCACCTTTTTCAAACGTTTTATTATTACAGGCTATAATTTGCTACTTCATCCTACCCATGATTTCTATGAAAGTCTTTATACTTCGATAGAAACTATTCTTCAGCTTCATGGTATGAGAAATGGTACCTGTCATTTAGAAATGCGTTATGTAAATAATAACTGGAAGGTTATAGAAATCAATCCTCGTATTTCTGGTGGTGCAATGAATAAATTACTAGACAGTGCTTTTGGTATTAATGTAGTGAAAGAAACCATAAAGTTTGCTATTGGTCAAGAACCAGACATTAGCTATAGGTTTAAAAAACATGTATTTGCTGATTATATCGTTTTATCTGAAAAAGGAATTTTAGAAAAAGTCATAGGTAGAAATAGAGCGAGTAGATGTCCTGGAGTGCAGCATGTTTATATTAGAGCCAAAAAAGGTATGACAGTACAACCTCCTATGTCCATGGGTTATCGCTATGCCTATATTATTGCTACTGGCAGTACAGAAGAGGAAGCTAGAGCAAATGCAAAATATGCTACCTCCAAAATACAATTTATTCTTTATCCCCCGCAAAAAAAGGATTTAATATGA
- the kduI gene encoding 5-dehydro-4-deoxy-D-glucuronate isomerase, with protein sequence MEVRYSISPNEAKRMTTEEMRENFLIENLFMPGELKFLYSHVDRIIVGAAVPTTKALVIEGSKELGSDYFLERREMGVINIGGKGIIVVDGNRIEMDYKDGLYIGKETKEVSFESVDGNKPARFYINSAPAHAVYPLHKIGYEDANKRYLGTPEEANVRTLNQYIHPAVCKSCQLSMGLTELQSGSLWNTMPSHTHERRMEVYLYFNMEENDIVFHMMGQPQETRHLVMHNEDAVISPSWSIHSGVGTKAYSFIWGMVGENQNFDDMDHIQTKDLR encoded by the coding sequence GTGGAAGTAAGATATAGTATTAGTCCTAATGAAGCAAAAAGAATGACTACAGAGGAAATGAGAGAAAATTTCCTCATTGAAAACTTATTCATGCCAGGAGAACTTAAATTCCTTTATAGTCATGTAGATCGTATTATTGTAGGTGCAGCTGTTCCTACAACTAAAGCCCTTGTTATCGAAGGTTCAAAAGAACTTGGTAGCGATTATTTCTTAGAAAGAAGAGAAATGGGTGTTATCAATATTGGTGGTAAAGGTATTATTGTAGTAGATGGCAATCGTATTGAAATGGATTATAAAGATGGCCTTTATATTGGGAAAGAAACAAAAGAAGTTTCTTTTGAAAGTGTAGATGGCAATAAACCTGCTAGATTCTACATCAACAGCGCACCAGCACATGCAGTATATCCATTACACAAGATTGGTTATGAAGATGCTAATAAGAGATATTTAGGTACGCCAGAAGAAGCGAACGTAAGAACGCTTAATCAATATATTCATCCAGCAGTATGTAAGAGCTGCCAGCTTTCAATGGGCCTTACAGAACTTCAAAGTGGTAGTTTATGGAATACTATGCCATCACATACACATGAAAGAAGAATGGAAGTTTACTTATACTTCAATATGGAAGAAAATGATATCGTATTCCATATGATGGGACAGCCACAAGAAACAAGACATCTCGTTATGCACAACGAAGATGCGGTTATTTCGCCAAGCTGGAGCATCCATAGTGGTGTAGGTACAAAAGCATATAGTTTTATTTGGGGAATGGTTGGTGAAAATCAAAACTTTGATGACATGGACCACATCCAAACTAAAGATTTAAGATAA
- the kduD gene encoding 2-dehydro-3-deoxy-D-gluconate 5-dehydrogenase KduD encodes MILDQFSLEGKVAIVTGASTGLGQGISLAYAEAGAKVVGVDYVEMPETQKAIEEKGGEFVGIVANLMSTDPIEGIINTAVEKFGKVDILVNNAGIIRREDCIDFSEKNWDDVININLKTVFFFSQAVARKFIEQGNGGKIINIASMLSFQGGIRVPSYTASKSAVMGITRAMANEFAVHNINVNAIAPGYMATNNTAALRADQDRSEAILDRIPAGRWGTPADMQGPAVFLASEASNYVNGYTVAVDGGWLAR; translated from the coding sequence ATGATTTTAGATCAATTTAGCTTAGAAGGAAAAGTAGCAATCGTAACAGGTGCATCAACAGGTTTAGGTCAAGGAATCTCTCTTGCATATGCAGAAGCAGGTGCAAAGGTAGTAGGTGTTGACTATGTAGAAATGCCAGAAACACAAAAAGCTATTGAAGAAAAAGGTGGAGAATTCGTAGGTATTGTTGCTAACTTAATGTCAACAGATCCAATCGAAGGTATTATTAATACTGCAGTAGAAAAATTCGGTAAAGTAGATATCTTAGTAAACAACGCTGGTATCATTAGAAGAGAAGACTGCATTGATTTCTCTGAGAAAAACTGGGATGATGTTATTAACATTAACTTAAAAACAGTATTCTTCTTCTCACAAGCAGTAGCTAGAAAATTCATTGAACAAGGTAATGGTGGTAAAATCATTAACATCGCATCTATGCTTTCATTCCAAGGCGGTATTCGTGTACCATCTTACACAGCTTCTAAATCAGCTGTAATGGGTATCACAAGAGCTATGGCAAATGAGTTTGCTGTGCACAACATTAATGTAAATGCTATTGCACCAGGCTATATGGCTACAAACAATACAGCGGCTCTTAGAGCAGACCAAGATAGAAGTGAAGCAATCTTAGATCGTATTCCTGCAGGACGTTGGGGAACACCAGCAGATATGCAAGGTCCAGCAGTATTTTTAGCATCAGAAGCATCAAACTACGTAAATGGCTACACAGTAGCAGTTGATGGTGGTTGGTTAGCTAGATAA
- a CDS encoding tagaturonate reductase: MKKVNEGIVKKERPLKVLQFGEGNFLRAFVEQMIDVANEKGCFDGSVALVKPITFGNLERFKAQDNVYTVILRGKANGETVNEKRIITCVSQSVAANEDYAAYEALSKVETLEFIVSNTTEAGIVYDESDEFELTPPNTYPGKLTKFLFDRYKHFNGDLSKGLKILPVELIEKNGEKLKECILNYIALWNLGEAFATWVKEANIFCNTLVDRIVTGYPREEAAVLCEELGYQDDLLDVAEPFGLWVIESDKDISESFALDKAGCNVVFTNNLKPYRDRKVRILNGGHTGTVLAGYLAGENIVRGCMEDKTIRTYMEHLLFDEIVPTVDLPHDEVVDFTNSVIERFENPFIDHSVLAISLNSVSKWKARNLVSFHDHYEAKGSIPKYLTFSFAALMAFYNSNKLVDGALIGKRGEEEYRIMDDADVLEFFASRVGKLETAQLVKEFTSHTKFWGKDLGEYKNFNDTVTAHLERITAVGMRKALEELIG; this comes from the coding sequence ATGAAAAAAGTAAATGAAGGCATTGTTAAAAAAGAACGTCCTCTTAAAGTACTTCAATTTGGTGAAGGTAATTTCTTAAGAGCATTCGTAGAACAAATGATAGATGTAGCTAATGAAAAAGGTTGTTTCGATGGCTCAGTTGCTCTTGTAAAACCTATTACATTTGGTAACTTAGAACGTTTCAAAGCACAAGATAATGTTTACACAGTTATTCTTAGAGGAAAAGCTAATGGTGAAACAGTTAATGAGAAAAGAATTATCACTTGCGTAAGCCAGAGTGTAGCAGCTAATGAAGATTATGCAGCATACGAAGCGTTATCAAAGGTAGAAACACTTGAATTTATCGTATCTAATACAACTGAAGCAGGTATTGTATATGACGAGAGTGACGAATTTGAATTAACACCTCCTAATACATATCCAGGTAAGCTCACTAAGTTTCTCTTTGACCGCTACAAACACTTTAATGGAGATCTTTCAAAAGGATTAAAAATTCTTCCAGTAGAGCTTATTGAGAAAAACGGAGAAAAATTAAAAGAATGTATTTTAAACTATATTGCACTTTGGAATCTTGGTGAAGCGTTTGCCACTTGGGTAAAAGAAGCCAATATTTTCTGTAACACTTTGGTAGACCGTATTGTAACAGGCTATCCAAGAGAAGAAGCAGCAGTACTTTGCGAAGAACTTGGTTATCAAGATGATTTATTAGACGTAGCAGAGCCATTTGGTCTTTGGGTTATTGAAAGTGATAAAGACATTTCAGAAAGCTTTGCACTAGATAAAGCAGGCTGCAATGTAGTATTTACAAATAACTTAAAACCATATAGAGATCGTAAAGTTCGTATCTTAAATGGTGGTCATACAGGCACCGTACTTGCAGGTTATCTTGCAGGTGAAAATATTGTAAGAGGTTGTATGGAAGATAAAACCATTCGTACTTATATGGAGCATTTATTATTTGATGAAATTGTTCCAACAGTAGATCTTCCACATGATGAAGTAGTAGATTTTACAAACTCAGTTATTGAGCGTTTTGAAAATCCATTTATCGATCACAGTGTACTAGCTATTTCACTTAATTCGGTATCAAAATGGAAAGCTAGAAACCTTGTAAGCTTCCATGACCACTACGAAGCTAAAGGTAGCATTCCTAAATATTTAACATTCTCATTTGCTGCACTTATGGCATTCTACAATTCAAATAAACTTGTAGATGGTGCTTTAATTGGTAAACGTGGTGAAGAAGAATATCGCATCATGGATGATGCTGATGTACTTGAATTCTTTGCTAGCCGTGTTGGCAAATTAGAAACAGCACAGCTTGTAAAAGAATTTACTTCACATACAAAATTCTGGGGTAAAGATTTAGGTGAGTATAAAAACTTCAATGATACAGTTACAGCTCACTTAGAAAGAATTACAGCAGTAGGTATGAGAAAAGCACTCGAAGAGTTAATAGGATAG
- a CDS encoding YheC/YheD family endospore coat-associated protein: MILIGFLHQRKNPEAVKKAFAYAAVAKAEGATLLYFSPKCVDFVNEKINGYIYEDGTWLQTESRFPDVIYNTGCPEKLNRSKEVINKLKERIPFTSYSVGRKKKVYERLKNEKEFSDYLIPQENMESTEIFLEFLEFYERIVFKPVNGRKGQEIMFIETKGNEYHVIENKESSTYKLDELCQIISTKIHEKAYIAQPYINCRTKDNVVYDIRLHVQKNYNDQWHITSIYPRFAPHGTIVTNINSNGSTNYLLPFLEQEFPDSYYDIKCYLEHFALQLAEHLDSIQEKYFCESLDELGIDVALDDRQKIWIYEVNWLPGCPPTFYLELDVVKNLIYYAIFLAQKGKL; the protein is encoded by the coding sequence GTGATATTGATTGGCTTTCTTCATCAACGTAAGAATCCTGAAGCAGTAAAAAAAGCCTTTGCATATGCAGCAGTTGCTAAAGCTGAAGGAGCTACATTACTTTATTTTTCACCTAAATGTGTAGACTTTGTAAATGAAAAAATAAATGGATATATTTACGAAGATGGAACATGGTTACAGACTGAAAGTCGCTTCCCAGATGTTATTTACAACACAGGATGCCCTGAAAAATTGAATCGCTCAAAAGAAGTTATCAATAAACTCAAAGAGAGGATTCCCTTTACTTCCTATTCGGTTGGACGTAAAAAGAAGGTTTATGAGCGGCTAAAGAATGAAAAAGAATTTAGTGATTATCTTATTCCACAAGAAAATATGGAGTCTACTGAAATTTTCTTAGAATTTCTGGAATTTTATGAAAGGATAGTGTTTAAACCGGTAAATGGCCGAAAAGGACAAGAGATTATGTTTATAGAAACAAAAGGTAATGAGTATCATGTAATAGAGAATAAAGAAAGTTCAACATACAAATTGGATGAGCTTTGCCAAATAATTTCTACGAAGATTCATGAAAAAGCCTATATAGCCCAGCCCTATATTAATTGTAGAACTAAAGATAATGTGGTGTATGACATTCGATTACATGTTCAAAAAAATTATAATGACCAATGGCATATTACTTCGATTTATCCTCGTTTTGCACCCCATGGAACTATAGTCACTAATATCAATAGTAATGGTTCTACTAACTATCTTCTTCCGTTCTTAGAGCAAGAGTTTCCTGATTCGTACTATGATATTAAATGTTATCTCGAACACTTTGCTCTTCAATTAGCAGAACACTTAGATTCCATTCAAGAAAAGTATTTTTGTGAATCGTTAGATGAACTTGGTATCGATGTAGCACTTGATGATAGGCAAAAAATTTGGATTTATGAAGTTAACTGGCTCCCAGGTTGTCCTCCTACCTTTTATTTAGAATTGGATGTTGTCAAGAATCTTATTTACTATGCTATATTCTTAGCCCAAAAAGGTAAATTATAA
- the uxaC gene encoding glucuronate isomerase: protein MKNFMDKDFLLSNETAKTLYHEAAASMPIIDYHCHINPQEIAENRSFKNITEVWLGGDHYKWRAMRSNGVEEKYITGDASDREKFQKWAETLPKTIGNPLYHWTHLELRKYFGYEGVLNGDTAEEVWNLCNEKLQSGSMNVRDIIAASDVKLICTTDDPVDSLEYHKQIAADSTCKVKVLPAWRPDKAVNIEKDTFVSYIRHLAEVSEIAITNLESLFVALNVRLDFFHKMGCRASDHGLDYVVYNSASYDEVDAILKKALAGEKVTYDEMEKYKTALLLFLGEAYEKRGWVMQLHYGAIRDNNKAMFAKLGPDTGFDCINTRNCAEGTAAFLNALQIQNKLPKTIIYSLNPNDNASIGTILGCFQGSEVAGKIQQGSAWWFNDTKQGMIDQMTSLANLSVLGNFVGMLTDSRSFLSYTRHDYFRRILCNLIGTWVENGEYPADMKVLKEMVQDISFNNTNKYFGFNA, encoded by the coding sequence ATGAAAAACTTTATGGACAAAGATTTTTTACTTTCTAATGAAACAGCAAAAACACTTTATCATGAGGCTGCTGCTTCAATGCCTATTATCGATTACCACTGTCATATCAATCCTCAAGAAATCGCTGAAAACAGAAGCTTCAAAAACATCACTGAAGTATGGCTTGGTGGAGATCACTACAAATGGCGTGCTATGCGTTCAAATGGTGTAGAAGAAAAATATATCACTGGTGATGCATCTGATAGAGAAAAATTCCAAAAATGGGCTGAAACACTTCCAAAAACTATTGGGAATCCTCTTTATCATTGGACACACCTTGAACTTCGTAAATACTTCGGTTATGAAGGTGTATTAAATGGTGATACTGCTGAAGAAGTTTGGAATCTTTGCAACGAAAAACTTCAATCTGGTTCAATGAACGTAAGAGATATTATCGCTGCTTCTGACGTTAAACTCATCTGTACAACTGATGATCCTGTTGATTCTCTTGAATACCACAAACAAATTGCAGCAGATTCTACTTGCAAAGTTAAAGTCCTTCCAGCTTGGAGACCAGATAAAGCTGTTAATATTGAAAAGGATACTTTTGTATCTTATATTCGCCACCTTGCAGAAGTAAGTGAAATTGCGATTACAAATCTTGAAAGTTTATTTGTTGCATTAAATGTACGTTTAGATTTCTTCCACAAAATGGGCTGCCGCGCTTCTGACCACGGTCTTGATTATGTAGTTTATAACTCTGCTTCTTACGATGAAGTAGATGCTATTCTCAAAAAAGCTTTAGCTGGCGAAAAAGTTACATATGATGAAATGGAAAAATACAAAACAGCACTTTTACTTTTCTTAGGCGAAGCTTATGAAAAACGCGGTTGGGTAATGCAACTTCACTACGGTGCTATTCGTGATAACAACAAAGCTATGTTTGCTAAACTTGGCCCAGATACAGGCTTTGATTGCATCAATACTCGTAACTGTGCTGAAGGAACAGCTGCTTTCCTGAATGCCTTACAAATTCAAAATAAATTACCAAAAACAATCATTTACTCATTAAATCCTAATGACAATGCTTCTATTGGTACTATTCTTGGTTGTTTCCAAGGCTCAGAAGTAGCTGGTAAAATCCAACAAGGTTCTGCTTGGTGGTTCAATGATACAAAACAAGGTATGATTGATCAAATGACAAGCCTTGCTAACCTTTCAGTACTTGGTAACTTCGTTGGTATGCTTACAGACTCAAGAAGCTTCTTATCTTATACAAGACACGATTACTTCAGACGTATCCTTTGTAACTTAATTGGTACATGGGTTGAAAACGGAGAATATCCAGCTGATATGAAAGTCCTTAAAGAAATGGTTCAAGATATTTCATTTAACAATACAAATAAATACTTTGGTTTTAATGCTTAA
- a CDS encoding YheC/YheD family endospore coat-associated protein, with amino-acid sequence MVLIGYLYVRRHPGKLLRAYHYACAAKELGADFMYFTLNDVNYEKRQIHGYILVDGKWKRANRPFPNVMINAYVPKRHHSLRALYELLRLEIPCTTFWVGDKMMINNRLKKGGLFEKYIIPSKKIDSVKDVFHFLEQYPKVVIKPLNSRQGKNVYYIEKTTNSYIIEIDNKKQRYDYEQISQIISEKLKEKQYLVQPYINSKTRDGRSFDLRIHLIKNGDNKWVNTTTYARISSSESIISNIHHGGKRVPLDTFLQQEFPQDVEELTKELKTFGLELAAHFEKQAHKEFDQLGIDVGIDEQKRFWLYEINGRPGYPPSLFGKVGMEKNLISYAIHLANKKDN; translated from the coding sequence ATGGTTTTGATAGGATATTTGTATGTGAGAAGACATCCTGGAAAGTTATTAAGAGCATATCACTATGCTTGTGCTGCTAAGGAATTGGGAGCAGATTTTATGTATTTTACACTTAATGATGTTAATTATGAAAAAAGGCAAATTCATGGTTATATACTTGTTGATGGAAAATGGAAAAGAGCAAATAGACCATTTCCAAATGTTATGATTAATGCCTACGTTCCTAAAAGACATCACAGCTTAAGAGCATTATACGAGCTATTAAGACTTGAAATACCTTGTACTACTTTTTGGGTAGGAGATAAAATGATGATTAACAATCGATTAAAAAAAGGGGGCTTATTCGAGAAATATATTATCCCATCTAAAAAAATAGATTCTGTTAAAGATGTATTTCATTTTCTTGAGCAATATCCAAAAGTTGTTATTAAACCTTTAAATAGCCGTCAAGGCAAAAATGTATATTATATTGAAAAAACAACTAATAGTTACATTATAGAAATAGATAATAAAAAGCAAAGATATGATTATGAGCAAATATCACAAATTATTTCTGAGAAACTTAAAGAAAAACAGTACCTAGTTCAGCCGTATATCAACTCTAAAACACGTGATGGACGATCATTTGATCTTAGAATACATCTCATAAAAAATGGAGATAACAAATGGGTTAATACTACCACTTATGCTAGGATTTCTTCTAGTGAAAGTATTATTTCCAATATTCATCATGGTGGAAAGCGAGTTCCTCTTGATACGTTCTTACAACAAGAATTTCCGCAAGATGTTGAAGAATTGACAAAAGAACTTAAAACCTTTGGTCTAGAACTTGCAGCACATTTTGAAAAACAGGCCCATAAAGAATTTGATCAACTAGGAATTGATGTGGGTATTGATGAACAAAAACGGTTTTGGCTTTATGAAATTAATGGAAGGCCTGGTTATCCACCCAGTTTATTTGGAAAGGTTGGTATGGAGAAAAACCTTATTAGCTATGCTATTCATTTAGCTAATAAAAAAGATAATTGA